The region TCCAGGGGCAATTCGGTACTGAATGGAATCTGATGATGGCGGCATCTAACCTGGTTCTATTGCCGGTGGTTTTGTTGTTCTTCTTTGCTCAGAAATACTTTATGCAAGGAGTTGTAATTACGGGCCTTAAGGGTTAAGACGTTGCAGGAGGTATGGTAACAATGAAAAAAGTAGCAGTTATCGGAGAACACCTGATCCACAGGTATGTATATCCTTCCTTCTTCAATGGCTTTGATCCGGAGCTTATGGAGAAGAACGGTGGATGGGCGGCTGATCTAGTCAGGGGTAAGACAACAGAGAGTATTGTGCCAGGGGCGAGAATCAATTATATCTGGTGTGGCGACCGCCAGCTGGCTGAGAATCTTGCTGCCACATGCTTCATTGACAATGTTGCGGATCGCTTCGACGAAATGGTTGATGAAGTGGATGCTGTCATGATTCTAGAGGATGATGGGAATCTCCATCTGGGCCTTGCGCGTCCTTACATTGAAAGAGGAAAGGCCGTGTTCTTTGACAAACCATTTGCCTGCACTGCCAGGGATGCTCGGGCCATAGTGGATCTGGCCCGGAAATATGGCGCGAAAATTATCGCTGGATCAGCTCTCAAGTATTCAGTAGAGCTCAATGATCTGTTATCCAGGGTTCCGCAGGATGCCATTAAGAGCGTCTATGTGGCTGGCCCTGGTCAATGGTTAAATTATGGTGTCCATGTCGTGGAGGCGCTCCAGACAATCTTGGGATCTGGCGCCATGAGGGTGCGGAATGTTGGAACAGAAGAAACCGACCTGGTGTGTGTAGATTATCAAGATGGTAGATTTGGGATACTTCAGGTGAGCCGGACTATTTGTCCCGGCTTTAGTATCGTTGCCTGCACCAAGGATAGCGCGGAGTATGTGCAGGTTCAAGATTCTTATCACTTCTACTCAACGCTTGCAAAAGCGATGGGCAAGACATTCGTCGGAGGTGAGGAGCCGTTCCCGCTCGAACGCTATATCGAGACAGCGGAGATCCTGGAGGCAGGGGAAAGATCTCTACGGCTAGGAGGCCTCCCAGTGGACCTTTCTGATCTGGTCTAAGCGCATACTGCCATTCTGCTATGTGAAGACGATACTGACCTTATGTCCCGCTCTGGGAGGCCCGAACGATGCTCATCCCGACGGCATTGATTCCGTCCTTCTTCCTGATCCCTCGAGACGTGGGTTTAATGCGGGTATGCCCGGAGAGGTGCCAAATGCCGCAAATGCGCCGAAGGGATGCCGTCTGCACCCGCGGTGTCCCCATGTTCTGGAAATATGTCGCTCAGTCGCGCCTCCCCTGAAGAACGCGGTAGAGGGACACCTGGTTGCCTGCCATATAGCCATATAGTATACACTGGTAATTGAAGTCAGGATGGTGTATACTGGCTATGTAATCGGGAGGGACCGGAGCGGGTGAAAAGAACCTCATCATGGCGGCGAAGTGTGCAGCTTTTGGCTTTCGGGGTTTTAGTAGCGCAGATCGCTTTTTCAATGGCAGCGCCACTCCTGCCGGTTTATCTTTCGGACCTGGGGCTGAGGAAAAATGTAGCCCTGTGGTCCGGTTTGATTTTTTCCATAAATTCAGTTACCTTTGGCATAATGTCCCCAATTTGGGGGTCTATCTCAGACCGGTATGGGAAGAGGCCGATGATCCTGAGGGCCGGGGTTGGGATGGGCATTACATATGCCCTCATGTCTATGGCTCACGATCATATCCAGCTGTTTCTGCTGCGCGGTCTAAATGGCATGTTGTCAGGTTATATCCCAGCAGTGATAACTTTGGTGACTACCATTGCCCCTGAGGCCCGGCTTGGATGGGCCTTGGGGACAGTCCAATCTGCCAGCGCTATTGGCGTCATAATGGGACCGCTGGTGGGAGGGCTCGCGGCGCAATTTCTTGGCATACGGGCGAGCTTCATCTTCTCGTCCATACTGCTGATTGTTGCTGCCCTCGTTCCCTATTTCTGGGTCGGTGAACCCCCTGTCCAACGTAAAGATCGTATTTCCGTGTCGGCTGATGTCAAGCTTGTACTGGGGATACCTGCTGTTCGCGTCTTCCTTGCGGTGTTCCTCTTTGTGCAGGCAGCGGCCATGGTGGTTCAACCTACCATTCCCCTTTTTGTGGCGGCGATCATGAAATCGGATGCAGGGGTTCCTGTCACCTCAGGTTTAGTTTTCTCATTGGTTGGTATCTCCACAGCCCTGGGATGCCCCCTGATCGCAAAGACGCGGGATTCCCAGTATGGAGCCGTGATGCTGGCAAGCCTGTTCCTTGCTTCA is a window of Bacillota bacterium DNA encoding:
- a CDS encoding MFS transporter — protein: MKRTSSWRRSVQLLAFGVLVAQIAFSMAAPLLPVYLSDLGLRKNVALWSGLIFSINSVTFGIMSPIWGSISDRYGKRPMILRAGVGMGITYALMSMAHDHIQLFLLRGLNGMLSGYIPAVITLVTTIAPEARLGWALGTVQSASAIGVIMGPLVGGLAAQFLGIRASFIFSSILLIVAALVPYFWVGEPPVQRKDRISVSADVKLVLGIPAVRVFLAVFLFVQAAAMVVQPTIPLFVAAIMKSDAGVPVTSGLVFSLVGISTALGCPLIAKTRDSQYGAVMLASLFLASGLNLIQGFSATVFALAVARFLFGFANAGITVSGNVLFASATPKDARGRAFGLLNSITSIGSVLGPILGGFLGETLGLRSSFWGSSVLFFVAGILAVTGTRVAKREARPTVAETELANSRE
- a CDS encoding Gfo/Idh/MocA family oxidoreductase; the encoded protein is MKKVAVIGEHLIHRYVYPSFFNGFDPELMEKNGGWAADLVRGKTTESIVPGARINYIWCGDRQLAENLAATCFIDNVADRFDEMVDEVDAVMILEDDGNLHLGLARPYIERGKAVFFDKPFACTARDARAIVDLARKYGAKIIAGSALKYSVELNDLLSRVPQDAIKSVYVAGPGQWLNYGVHVVEALQTILGSGAMRVRNVGTEETDLVCVDYQDGRFGILQVSRTICPGFSIVACTKDSAEYVQVQDSYHFYSTLAKAMGKTFVGGEEPFPLERYIETAEILEAGERSLRLGGLPVDLSDLV